In Synergistaceae bacterium, a single genomic region encodes these proteins:
- a CDS encoding response regulator has translation MTPSEHMQRQRREVLRESRKLSRALARQEAKIERYRTFVAMSGMMESCRAFERQKLSRYLRFLLMYSRNPILLLDRKGRVVRCGDAFLKAAGLDRSEQAEGRDAFEVFRSILGAEFALRVRRWLHEAETGDKKSAASLRSLSQGREEPCRYEVHITPAFGVDGEFEGAIVLCYDSAGLRRELSAKADVHKASAEVKNHFLAYISHEIRTPVSVITGMGDLMRVDNLDEEQARYFSDIQKTSRSLMRVVNDILELSRIEAGKLPLTLASYDISALFSDVCSFTRFTVRDKPLDFLSSIAHDIPPVLYGDETRLRRAISNILDSALEGIDLERVVGIVSERVEKGRLLLSLTREKHKREECEKGEEGGDFLSIRIEATDGGRGKEKFERISKIAPAGTDTAWADLTGETLGLCLAARLVEMMGGAVTASHGEGGQNQNKTSVFTILLPIREGNPEELERSGDFPHVMVRPGTSVLVTDDNVANLRIAAGYLAKHGIEPDLAKSGEQALKMARAHDYDLVFVDHMMPGMDGIQTAQAIRALGESQDKLPIIMLSANADEGMREFFIQSGLTDYIPKPIEPSKLNDILAAWLPKEQIKPREGTA, from the coding sequence ATGACCCCTTCCGAGCATATGCAACGACAGAGGCGCGAAGTTCTGCGCGAAAGCAGGAAGCTCTCCAGAGCTCTGGCGCGGCAGGAGGCGAAGATCGAGCGATACCGAACCTTCGTCGCCATGAGCGGAATGATGGAGTCCTGTCGGGCGTTTGAGCGTCAAAAGCTGAGTCGGTACCTGCGGTTTCTGCTGATGTACTCCCGAAATCCCATTTTGCTGCTGGATCGGAAAGGGCGCGTGGTCCGCTGCGGCGACGCCTTTTTGAAAGCGGCCGGGCTCGACCGCTCTGAACAGGCGGAGGGACGGGATGCCTTCGAGGTTTTCCGCTCCATCCTGGGCGCGGAGTTCGCCCTCAGAGTGCGGAGATGGCTCCATGAAGCCGAAACCGGAGACAAAAAAAGCGCGGCGAGCCTCCGCTCCCTTTCACAGGGCCGGGAAGAACCGTGCCGGTACGAAGTTCACATCACCCCCGCGTTCGGCGTCGACGGCGAGTTCGAAGGGGCGATCGTCCTCTGTTACGACTCCGCCGGCTTGCGACGGGAACTGAGCGCGAAGGCCGACGTCCACAAAGCCTCGGCTGAGGTGAAAAATCACTTTCTGGCCTACATAAGCCACGAAATCCGGACGCCGGTGAGCGTCATCACCGGCATGGGCGACCTGATGCGGGTCGATAACCTGGACGAGGAACAGGCCCGGTATTTCTCGGACATCCAAAAGACTTCCCGTTCTTTGATGAGAGTCGTCAACGACATCCTGGAACTCTCCAGGATAGAGGCGGGGAAGCTGCCTCTGACCCTCGCGAGTTACGACATTTCCGCCCTTTTTTCCGACGTCTGCTCCTTCACGCGCTTCACCGTCCGGGACAAACCTCTGGATTTCCTGAGCTCCATCGCGCACGACATCCCGCCCGTGCTGTACGGCGACGAGACGCGGCTGCGCCGGGCGATCTCGAACATCCTGGACAGCGCTTTAGAGGGCATCGACCTGGAGCGTGTCGTGGGCATTGTCTCGGAGCGCGTCGAGAAGGGCCGCCTGCTCCTGAGCCTGACGCGGGAGAAACACAAGCGCGAAGAATGCGAAAAAGGTGAAGAAGGCGGCGATTTCCTGTCCATCCGGATCGAGGCCACGGACGGAGGCCGAGGGAAAGAAAAATTCGAAAGAATCTCGAAAATCGCGCCCGCGGGAACGGACACGGCCTGGGCGGATCTAACGGGAGAGACCCTCGGGTTATGCCTCGCGGCGCGGCTCGTGGAGATGATGGGCGGCGCAGTCACGGCAAGTCACGGAGAGGGCGGGCAAAACCAAAACAAAACCTCGGTTTTCACAATTCTGCTGCCCATAAGAGAGGGGAACCCCGAAGAGCTGGAGCGGTCGGGGGACTTCCCGCACGTCATGGTTCGTCCCGGAACGTCAGTTTTGGTAACGGACGACAACGTCGCCAACCTCCGCATCGCCGCCGGATACCTCGCGAAACACGGAATCGAACCGGATTTGGCGAAAAGCGGGGAACAGGCGCTGAAAATGGCGAGGGCCCACGACTACGATCTGGTTTTCGTGGACCACATGATGCCGGGGATGGATGGAATCCAAACCGCCCAGGCCATCAGAGCCCTGGGCGAAAGTCAGGACAAACTCCCCATCATCATGCTCTCCGCCAACGCGGACGAGGGCATGAGGGAGTTCTTCATCCAGTCGGGCCTCACCGACTATATCCCCAAACCGATAGAGCCATCGAAGCTGAACGACATTCTGGCGGCCTGGCTGCCAAAAGAACAAATCAAACCGAGAGAAGGGACGGCATGA